One window of Marinobacter sp. SS13-12 genomic DNA carries:
- the merT gene encoding mercuric ion transporter MerT, with the protein MSELKSESKSGRGSLIAGGVAALLASACCLGPLVLIALGVSGAWIGNLAALEPYRPWFIGAALVAMVFAWRRIYRPAQDCEPGEVCAVPQVRTAYKITFWIVALLVLIALAFPFVLPLFY; encoded by the coding sequence ATGTCAGAGTTGAAATCAGAGTCCAAATCCGGTCGCGGGTCATTAATTGCAGGCGGGGTCGCAGCATTGCTCGCATCGGCCTGCTGTCTTGGCCCCCTGGTCCTGATCGCCCTTGGTGTTTCCGGTGCCTGGATCGGCAATCTTGCCGCTCTGGAGCCTTACCGGCCGTGGTTTATTGGTGCTGCTCTGGTGGCGATGGTCTTTGCCTGGCGTCGGATATACCGGCCTGCACAGGATTGCGAGCCGGGCGAGGTCTGCGCAGTACCGCAAGTGCGCACCGCTTACAAGATCACTTTCTGGATCGTCGCGTTGCTCGTACTGATCGCGTTGGCATTCCCTTTCGTCTTACCGTTATTTTACTGA
- a CDS encoding zf-HC2 domain-containing protein gives MSDLKNTDAHEWSDLHAEIQDWLAGYADGELDEHHTALVEAHLAGCETCQHDVERQRILSERLQMIPTPGLSADFDGRLDIALANAPAGGKRPSGRRRMTNLKRWLSSLRPSVVIGSGGWAVALVLAAVLLMPSLTPDNINRIPMVSDVLSDYQRVALEELPRQAGGSEVSPPLPWANSRVLATWMTRVGGEPAQAYAMRQGNSLVIQYRISERVFFRDPDVRQAVARAGDFRTRADQLEVLGLPMEDSGLLVVAPAGNMPAVSEATTGAS, from the coding sequence ATGAGTGATCTCAAAAACACAGACGCCCACGAATGGTCCGACCTGCACGCCGAAATCCAGGATTGGCTGGCGGGCTATGCCGATGGTGAGTTGGATGAGCATCACACCGCCCTGGTCGAGGCCCATCTTGCTGGATGCGAGACCTGCCAACACGATGTTGAACGTCAGCGAATTCTTTCCGAACGACTGCAGATGATACCCACTCCGGGACTGTCCGCCGATTTTGACGGGCGGCTCGATATCGCCCTTGCGAACGCCCCCGCCGGTGGCAAGCGCCCATCCGGTCGTCGCCGCATGACGAATCTGAAACGCTGGCTGAGCAGCCTTCGCCCGTCGGTTGTGATTGGCAGCGGCGGTTGGGCCGTTGCCCTGGTACTGGCAGCGGTACTGCTGATGCCCAGCCTGACGCCGGATAATATCAACAGGATTCCCATGGTCAGTGACGTGCTGAGCGATTATCAGCGTGTCGCCCTTGAGGAACTGCCTCGCCAGGCCGGCGGCTCGGAAGTGTCTCCGCCATTGCCGTGGGCAAACAGCCGGGTGCTGGCAACCTGGATGACCCGAGTGGGGGGCGAGCCTGCCCAGGCGTACGCCATGCGCCAGGGTAACAGCCTAGTCATCCAGTATCGTATCTCGGAGCGCGTATTCTTCCGGGATCCGGATGTGCGACAGGCGGTGGCCCGAGCCGGCGACTTTCGTACCCGGGCCGATCAGTTGGAGGTGCTCGGGCTACCCATGGAGGACTCGGGATTGCTGGTGGTTGCGCCAGCCGGGAATATGCCGGCGGTAAGCGAAGCCACGACGGGGGCCTCCTGA
- a CDS encoding sigma-70 family RNA polymerase sigma factor, which yields MRSTGSRQQFDTLVRPWRYRLYGVAQRQAPSQEMAEDWTQETLLRAWRDFDQLDDHVAAYAWLLRILNRVVADDYRRDGRRQQLAPVLTTGDAVLNEYPCSAPGPFDQLLKNQSDAQVMAAVHALPDSFQQVILLRDFEELSYQDIAQILDLAPGTVMSRLSRARRLLAKRLIKASPRSLAASHTKYTSVNSHE from the coding sequence ATGCGCAGCACCGGAAGCAGGCAGCAATTCGACACACTGGTACGGCCCTGGCGCTACCGCCTGTACGGTGTTGCGCAACGCCAGGCCCCCTCACAGGAAATGGCGGAGGACTGGACCCAGGAGACCTTGCTCCGGGCCTGGCGGGACTTTGACCAACTGGACGATCACGTGGCGGCCTACGCCTGGCTGCTAAGGATTCTCAACCGGGTGGTTGCCGATGACTATCGGCGGGATGGGCGCCGGCAGCAACTGGCTCCGGTGCTGACCACCGGTGACGCGGTGTTGAATGAGTATCCCTGCAGTGCCCCGGGCCCCTTCGATCAGCTCCTGAAAAACCAGAGCGATGCGCAGGTCATGGCTGCGGTTCACGCCCTGCCGGACAGCTTTCAGCAGGTCATTCTGTTGCGGGACTTTGAGGAGCTGAGCTATCAGGATATCGCACAAATTCTGGACCTGGCACCGGGGACGGTCATGAGTCGCCTGTCACGCGCGCGGCGCCTGCTCGCTAAGCGACTGATCAAGGCAAGCCCGAGGTCCCTGGCTGCCAGCCACACAAAATACACATCGGTGAATTCCCATGAGTGA
- a CDS encoding cytochrome D1 domain-containing protein has translation MRPPIPHAITSFVAATLLSVSVPVSAAENTRFERGSEVYNQQCAACHQAQGQGIPGSFPPQKNHTAQMYNATDGIGGRRYLGHVLQFGLTGPIKVDGTSYNGNMPAWGGALTNQQMADVLNYVLTAFGNEKRVAGEFQPYTPEEIEAIAGKDLSGKDVYQLRQTLLGQSPEQSRTKATPVRSAPELSLEKSIRDPLYVAVQNSGIVKVLPSKQAWPGVAGAHYNALSPDGSRLMVSGFKTGNVYVLNTASGEVMASVPIGEVAQGVKISPDGRYGLAVAPTQGDVAVIDMNTLELVRKIPVGKVPHNLVYSADGTLAYVTLQGEGALAVVDMRALEKQRQIPTPGLKTPHNIDISANGQRLWLRDFTGNVGVLDLASETMLKTFKVGSGHGGIDVVPGEQYVATGAISASVVTIIDSESLKIVKNVDVGVGPHGVRASRDGQFIYASVTADNHIAVIDTQSLEVVRREPVGGQFPFWLAVPGNP, from the coding sequence ATGCGTCCACCGATCCCCCATGCCATCACATCATTCGTCGCCGCAACCCTGCTCAGTGTCAGTGTGCCCGTGAGCGCGGCGGAAAACACCCGCTTTGAGCGCGGCAGCGAGGTGTACAACCAGCAGTGCGCTGCCTGCCATCAGGCTCAGGGTCAAGGCATACCGGGGTCGTTTCCCCCGCAAAAAAACCACACCGCTCAAATGTACAATGCCACTGACGGTATCGGTGGCCGCCGCTATCTGGGGCATGTGCTGCAGTTCGGCCTGACCGGCCCCATCAAAGTCGACGGCACAAGCTACAACGGCAACATGCCGGCCTGGGGCGGTGCGCTCACTAACCAGCAAATGGCGGATGTGCTGAATTACGTGCTGACGGCGTTCGGCAATGAAAAGCGGGTTGCTGGTGAGTTTCAGCCCTACACCCCTGAAGAAATCGAAGCGATTGCGGGTAAGGACCTGTCCGGCAAGGATGTTTACCAGCTGCGGCAGACCCTGCTGGGCCAATCGCCTGAGCAGTCGCGGACCAAAGCCACTCCCGTGCGGTCGGCGCCCGAACTAAGCCTGGAAAAGTCCATTCGCGACCCTCTGTATGTGGCGGTCCAGAACAGCGGCATCGTGAAAGTCCTACCCTCAAAGCAGGCCTGGCCCGGCGTCGCGGGCGCTCACTACAATGCCCTGAGTCCTGATGGTTCCCGGCTGATGGTGTCCGGCTTCAAAACCGGCAATGTCTACGTTTTGAATACCGCCAGCGGTGAGGTGATGGCCAGCGTACCGATCGGTGAGGTGGCCCAGGGCGTAAAAATCTCACCGGATGGCCGTTACGGCCTCGCCGTGGCGCCGACCCAAGGCGACGTTGCGGTGATCGATATGAATACCCTTGAACTGGTCAGGAAAATTCCAGTGGGCAAGGTACCCCACAACCTCGTTTACAGCGCCGACGGCACACTCGCCTACGTCACGCTGCAGGGCGAAGGCGCGCTGGCGGTAGTGGATATGCGGGCCCTGGAAAAACAGCGTCAGATCCCCACTCCGGGTCTCAAGACGCCTCACAACATTGACATCAGCGCCAACGGTCAACGGCTATGGCTGCGCGACTTTACCGGCAACGTGGGGGTACTGGACCTGGCTAGCGAAACCATGCTGAAAACTTTTAAAGTGGGTAGTGGCCATGGCGGCATCGACGTGGTGCCTGGCGAGCAATACGTCGCAACCGGTGCGATTTCTGCGTCCGTGGTCACTATAATCGACTCCGAGAGCCTTAAAATTGTCAAAAATGTCGACGTGGGCGTTGGCCCCCACGGCGTTCGGGCAAGCCGCGATGGCCAGTTCATTTACGCGTCGGTCACGGCGGATAACCACATTGCCGTTATTGATACCCAGTCCCTCGAGGTGGTCCGCCGGGAGCCGGTTGGAGGCCAGTTCCCCTTCTGGCTCGCGGTACCGGGCAATCCATAA
- a CDS encoding cytochrome c: MSLRTLLLTIFALATGPVLADEQLELGKKVFLEQAQPSCTVCHTLNDAGSAGEIGPNLDQLKPSAEQVSNAVKSGVGIMPAFGDSLSEQQISAVAKYIESVTRK, from the coding sequence ATGTCATTACGCACACTGTTGTTGACGATCTTTGCCCTCGCCACTGGCCCTGTATTGGCGGATGAGCAGCTCGAACTGGGTAAGAAAGTGTTCCTGGAGCAGGCACAACCATCCTGCACGGTTTGCCATACGCTGAACGATGCCGGTTCCGCCGGTGAGATCGGCCCCAATCTTGACCAGCTCAAGCCCTCGGCGGAGCAGGTCAGCAACGCGGTGAAGAGTGGCGTTGGCATCATGCCGGCCTTCGGTGACTCACTGTCAGAGCAGCAGATCAGTGCCGTGGCGAAGTACATTGAATCGGTCACCCGAAAATAG
- the merP gene encoding mercury resistance system periplasmic binding protein MerP → MRKSLITAVLFTLFSMPALAEQKTVTLSVPGMTCSACPITVKAALKRVDGVSSVQVRYEERDATVTFYDDKTSVDAITQATTNAGYPSTLIQSGAKQE, encoded by the coding sequence ATGAGAAAGTCCCTGATCACTGCCGTACTGTTTACGCTGTTCAGCATGCCTGCCTTGGCGGAGCAAAAGACGGTGACCCTGTCTGTTCCCGGAATGACCTGTTCGGCTTGCCCGATTACCGTCAAAGCCGCTCTCAAGAGAGTTGATGGGGTGAGTTCTGTCCAGGTCCGCTATGAGGAACGTGATGCGACGGTTACTTTCTACGATGACAAAACCTCTGTCGACGCAATAACTCAAGCCACGACCAACGCGGGCTACCCGTCCACACTGATACAGTCCGGGGCGAAACAGGAGTAG
- a CDS encoding sulfite oxidase gives MSVFDASSTSRRAPESSLPISRRRLLLGSAGAMASVSLLGLSPLARSEEPKTLPDYVRWKNANDVIVHSANTIETERGAIGSGVVTNSDKLYVRNNLPAPNADVVADRNAWKITLEGVNSPQTLTLGELKKMGVETVTTVLQCSGNGRAYFEHGPGGTQWGTGAAGCLVWTGVPLRDVVARLGGVKPDMNYITSTGGETLPAGLDPKTIMVERSVPVRALDQALLAWQMNDEPVPLAHGGPLRMVIPGYFGVNNVKYVERVAFTEGQSDAKIQASGYRIRPIGEKGAPGQPSMWEMPVKSWVTAPLTTASKGRNLIYGVAFGGINAVNQVEVSADGGETWKSARFLGPDMGRYAWRPFVVAMDLSAGDHRIVSRATDTEGNTQPPTRTENERGYGNASWKDHGVTVTVS, from the coding sequence ATGTCTGTTTTCGATGCGTCTTCAACGTCCCGCCGTGCACCCGAAAGTTCTTTACCGATAAGTCGCCGGCGCCTGCTGCTGGGCTCTGCCGGCGCCATGGCCTCCGTCAGTCTGCTGGGGCTGAGCCCCCTTGCCAGGTCGGAGGAACCCAAAACGCTGCCCGATTACGTGCGCTGGAAAAACGCCAATGACGTGATCGTGCACAGCGCCAACACCATCGAAACCGAGCGCGGCGCCATTGGCAGTGGTGTGGTGACGAACAGTGACAAACTGTATGTCCGTAACAACCTGCCAGCCCCCAATGCTGATGTTGTGGCGGACCGGAACGCTTGGAAAATCACGTTGGAAGGCGTCAATTCGCCCCAGACCCTGACCCTGGGTGAGCTGAAAAAAATGGGTGTTGAGACGGTAACCACCGTTCTGCAATGCTCGGGCAACGGGCGAGCCTACTTTGAGCACGGCCCGGGCGGAACCCAATGGGGCACCGGCGCGGCAGGCTGCCTGGTGTGGACCGGCGTACCGCTGCGTGACGTTGTGGCCCGGCTCGGCGGAGTAAAGCCGGACATGAACTACATCACCAGCACCGGCGGCGAAACCTTGCCTGCAGGGTTGGACCCGAAAACCATTATGGTGGAGCGCTCCGTTCCGGTGAGGGCACTGGATCAGGCGCTGCTGGCCTGGCAAATGAATGATGAGCCCGTGCCGCTGGCTCATGGCGGCCCACTGCGCATGGTCATTCCGGGTTATTTCGGGGTCAATAACGTGAAATACGTGGAGCGAGTCGCGTTTACCGAGGGGCAGTCGGACGCCAAGATCCAGGCCTCAGGCTATCGCATTCGTCCCATTGGCGAAAAAGGCGCGCCCGGTCAGCCGTCGATGTGGGAGATGCCGGTCAAATCCTGGGTCACCGCCCCGCTGACAACGGCCAGCAAGGGCAGGAATCTGATTTACGGCGTCGCATTCGGCGGCATCAATGCCGTTAACCAGGTGGAGGTGTCGGCCGACGGTGGCGAGACCTGGAAGAGTGCCCGTTTCCTGGGTCCGGACATGGGGCGCTACGCCTGGCGACCGTTTGTGGTGGCGATGGATCTGAGCGCCGGCGACCATCGAATCGTTAGCCGCGCGACGGACACCGAGGGCAACACCCAGCCGCCCACACGCACCGAGAATGAGCGCGGTTACGGCAACGCCAGTTGGAAAGACCATGGCGTGACCGTCACCGTTTCCTGA
- the merA gene encoding mercury(II) reductase yields MSDNDLHIAVIGSGGSAMAAALKSAERGARVTLIERGTIGGTCVNVGCVPSKIMIRAAHVAHLRRRSPFDEGIAAVEPTIDRPRLLAQQQARVDELRRDKYEGILDDNSAITVLRGEARFIDANTVQVTTPDGTEREVRFDRAFIGTGARPTIPPVPGLSDTPYWTSATALASDTIPDRLIVIGASVVAVELAQAFARLGSEVTILARSRLLSRQDPAVDEAIQTAFKAEGVKVLNDTQASQISYTNEEFVLDTNAGELRADQLLVAVGRTPNTDRLNLESIGVETDRGSVIVNEQLETRVPGIYASGDCTNQPQFVYVAAAGGSRAAINMTGGDARLDLSAMPEVVFTEPQIATVGLSEADADASGYVTDSRTLTLDNVPRALVNFDTGGFIKMVAERESGRLLGVQSVAGEAGELIQTAVMALRARMTVNEIADELFPYLTMVEGLKLCAQTFTKDVKQLSCCAG; encoded by the coding sequence ATGAGTGATAACGATCTGCACATTGCCGTGATTGGCAGTGGTGGCAGTGCCATGGCCGCCGCTTTGAAGTCGGCGGAACGCGGAGCCCGAGTGACGCTGATCGAGCGTGGTACCATCGGTGGCACTTGCGTCAATGTCGGCTGCGTGCCCTCGAAGATCATGATCCGCGCCGCTCACGTGGCCCATCTGCGCCGCCGCAGTCCGTTCGACGAGGGCATTGCGGCAGTCGAGCCGACCATTGACCGGCCCCGGTTGCTGGCCCAGCAACAGGCCCGGGTCGATGAGCTTCGTCGCGACAAGTATGAGGGCATTCTCGACGACAATTCGGCGATTACTGTCCTGCGGGGTGAGGCCCGTTTTATCGATGCCAATACAGTGCAGGTTACTACACCTGATGGTACGGAACGCGAGGTACGCTTTGACAGAGCGTTCATTGGTACCGGTGCGCGGCCTACCATCCCCCCGGTTCCGGGCCTGTCCGATACGCCGTACTGGACGTCCGCCACGGCACTGGCCAGTGACACCATTCCGGATCGACTAATTGTCATTGGGGCATCCGTCGTGGCAGTGGAGCTGGCACAGGCGTTTGCCCGACTGGGCAGCGAGGTGACCATCCTGGCGCGCAGTCGACTGTTATCCCGGCAGGACCCGGCTGTTGACGAGGCCATTCAAACCGCGTTCAAAGCCGAGGGTGTCAAGGTTCTGAATGACACCCAGGCGAGCCAGATCAGTTATACCAACGAGGAATTCGTGCTCGACACGAACGCCGGGGAACTGCGGGCCGATCAGCTGCTGGTGGCCGTGGGACGCACACCGAACACAGACAGGCTGAACCTGGAGTCTATCGGCGTCGAGACTGATCGCGGGTCCGTTATCGTCAATGAGCAACTCGAGACCCGGGTGCCGGGCATTTACGCTTCCGGCGACTGTACCAATCAGCCCCAGTTTGTTTATGTGGCGGCAGCGGGTGGTAGCCGGGCCGCGATCAATATGACCGGCGGCGATGCCCGCCTGGATCTCAGCGCCATGCCGGAGGTGGTCTTTACCGAGCCACAGATTGCAACCGTCGGTTTATCCGAGGCCGACGCCGATGCAAGTGGCTACGTCACCGACAGCCGTACCCTGACCCTCGACAATGTGCCACGGGCCCTGGTCAACTTTGATACCGGAGGCTTCATTAAAATGGTCGCGGAACGTGAAAGCGGGCGGTTACTGGGTGTGCAATCCGTGGCGGGTGAGGCCGGCGAACTGATCCAGACCGCGGTGATGGCGCTACGCGCCCGCATGACCGTCAACGAGATTGCCGATGAGCTGTTCCCGTACCTGACGATGGTAGAAGGTTTGAAGCTGTGCGCTCAAACGTTTACCAAGGATGTCAAACAACTATCCTGCTGCGCGGGATAA
- a CDS encoding cytochrome c biogenesis protein CcdA, giving the protein MEFSVALPLAVGLGLLAFIEPCSVGSHLLFIRYLKGLSQRMKIAHTLLFALTRASLMAVLGVIAVFVGTAFTGLQQGLWAVLGSLYVVVGLLYLGGGTSWFIALVNRFLPRITRIPGGPALGVVFGLNVPACAAPLLAVLLGDAAARGATDGAVIFGASTLMVFGLAFSAPLLFIVFTARGRRWLEHLTRLVGRMLRWTGAIMVVLGLWTFWLALA; this is encoded by the coding sequence TTGGAATTTTCAGTTGCTTTGCCTCTGGCCGTCGGCCTCGGGCTACTGGCCTTTATTGAGCCCTGTTCCGTGGGCAGTCACTTATTGTTCATCCGTTACCTCAAGGGGTTATCACAGCGGATGAAGATTGCTCACACACTGCTTTTTGCCCTGACGCGGGCCTCTTTGATGGCCGTGCTTGGCGTGATTGCCGTCTTCGTTGGAACCGCCTTCACCGGGCTGCAGCAAGGCCTGTGGGCTGTGCTCGGGAGTCTTTATGTGGTGGTTGGGCTGCTGTACCTGGGCGGTGGTACATCCTGGTTTATTGCGCTGGTGAACCGTTTTTTGCCACGCATCACCCGCATCCCTGGCGGTCCCGCGTTAGGCGTGGTGTTTGGCTTGAACGTGCCGGCCTGCGCGGCCCCCTTGCTTGCGGTGCTGCTCGGCGACGCCGCTGCCCGGGGTGCAACGGATGGCGCTGTTATCTTCGGCGCTTCGACCCTGATGGTGTTTGGACTGGCGTTTTCCGCCCCACTGCTATTCATTGTTTTTACCGCCCGCGGCCGTCGCTGGCTTGAACACCTCACGCGGCTTGTGGGACGCATGCTACGATGGACCGGTGCCATAATGGTCGTACTGGGCCTCTGGACCTTTTGGCTGGCGCTGGCTTAG
- a CDS encoding MerR family DNA-binding protein: MTDMTIGKVADVVGVGVETIRFYERRKLIEQPPRPREGGYRIYSDATVRRLHFIRRAQELGFSLREIAELLALRDAESNQADASDVRQRAMAKLHDVDQKIEQLRRIRQGLAALVDCCPGQGPLQCCSIFDALEQNAGPTGEPIISEETDMQTIRLSIGGMHCGGCEEIVRHVLEQQTGVKGCSVSHESGEARVAVDESRISDEQLAEAVRGAGYSANIMNTTE; encoded by the coding sequence ATGACAGACATGACCATTGGCAAAGTGGCTGACGTGGTGGGTGTTGGTGTCGAGACGATTCGTTTTTACGAACGCCGCAAGCTCATTGAACAGCCGCCACGTCCCAGGGAAGGTGGCTATCGGATTTACTCGGACGCCACGGTAAGGCGACTGCATTTTATTCGTCGAGCGCAAGAGCTGGGCTTCTCACTGCGTGAGATCGCTGAGCTGCTCGCGTTGCGTGATGCCGAAAGCAACCAGGCAGACGCAAGTGATGTACGCCAGCGGGCGATGGCAAAGCTGCACGACGTAGACCAGAAAATTGAACAGTTACGGCGAATCCGCCAGGGGCTGGCGGCACTTGTGGACTGTTGTCCCGGACAGGGGCCGTTGCAGTGTTGTTCCATATTTGACGCCCTGGAGCAGAATGCGGGGCCTACAGGCGAGCCGATCATAAGTGAGGAGACAGACATGCAGACAATCAGGCTTTCAATCGGCGGCATGCACTGCGGTGGGTGCGAGGAAATTGTTCGTCATGTTCTCGAACAGCAAACCGGCGTCAAGGGGTGTTCCGTCTCCCATGAAAGCGGTGAAGCCCGGGTGGCAGTTGACGAATCAAGGATTTCGGACGAACAACTTGCGGAGGCTGTGCGTGGTGCGGGGTACTCCGCAAACATCATGAACACGACAGAATAA
- a CDS encoding tyrosine-type recombinase/integrase: MDPKPTVKSTLRNAEKTVLADTANRYIHMATTDNTRRTYRAAIRSFERWGGRLPTQPATLAAYLSDQADALNPRTLDVYLTALGRWHQTQGLRDPARDPGVRKTLEGIRRAHGRPKRQARALRLEHIAAFLETLQQQPDSLKKHRDWALLQVGFFGAFRRSELVAIEVKHLSWEPEGLVVTLPRSKTDPHGEGLKRALPRGNELVCPVSALETWLEHAGIHEGPVFRAVNRWDRLQSQALSGGSVNRILKALGETCGLDFVPTLSSHSFRRGLSTAAAREKVDFAQIKRQGGWKHDGTVRGYIEEGQQFTDNAANTLLTKVARLIRDTD; encoded by the coding sequence ATGGATCCAAAACCCACCGTCAAGTCCACATTACGTAACGCGGAAAAGACCGTATTAGCCGATACGGCTAATCGGTACATCCACATGGCCACCACCGACAACACGCGGCGGACCTACCGTGCGGCCATTCGCAGCTTTGAGCGCTGGGGTGGACGTCTCCCGACACAGCCGGCGACCCTTGCGGCCTATCTGTCCGATCAGGCAGACGCGCTTAATCCTCGCACGCTGGATGTTTACCTGACGGCCCTGGGGCGCTGGCACCAGACTCAGGGATTGCGTGATCCCGCTCGAGACCCCGGCGTGCGCAAAACGTTGGAAGGGATTCGTCGCGCCCATGGTCGGCCGAAACGGCAAGCCCGGGCGCTGCGCCTCGAACACATTGCGGCCTTCCTGGAAACACTCCAGCAACAGCCTGACTCGCTCAAGAAGCATCGTGACTGGGCCCTGCTGCAGGTCGGTTTTTTTGGGGCGTTTCGCCGCAGTGAATTGGTAGCGATTGAGGTGAAGCACTTGTCGTGGGAGCCGGAAGGGCTGGTGGTGACCCTGCCGCGCTCTAAAACAGACCCTCACGGTGAAGGCCTGAAGCGGGCCCTGCCTCGGGGCAACGAGCTGGTCTGCCCGGTCAGCGCCCTCGAAACCTGGCTAGAGCATGCCGGCATTCACGAAGGCCCCGTCTTCCGCGCCGTCAACCGCTGGGATCGGTTGCAATCCCAGGCCCTTTCAGGCGGGTCGGTGAACCGAATCCTGAAAGCGCTTGGGGAAACCTGCGGCCTGGACTTCGTGCCGACCCTGAGCAGTCACAGCTTCCGGCGCGGTCTATCCACCGCCGCCGCGCGGGAAAAGGTCGACTTTGCGCAGATCAAGCGCCAGGGTGGCTGGAAGCATGACGGGACGGTGCGGGGCTACATCGAGGAAGGACAGCAATTTACGGACAACGCCGCAAACACCTTACTGACCAAAGTCGCCAGGTTGATCCGGGACACCGACTAA